From the Salarias fasciatus chromosome 16, fSalaFa1.1, whole genome shotgun sequence genome, one window contains:
- the LOC115402638 gene encoding uncharacterized protein LOC115402638 isoform X2, which produces MNDPQDDPMDGNNSDGHADDPSQTNGGSLDTSAGKEQTDQPSQSQPSPPESGPTAPEDSSNKPCSGGGSTQPPQQKKLDAAEIKRVLQELKPVLQPRYLEHVERWMKQDGVEPKELLEVLKSTQKETKLSLSSCLSSLSWTLSSFSTVTLSSVVTGQTFGAHQVIINQLKIKQLRVTELTPKNQHQCQSIILFCPITSRAGSDVEAAMRTPAVAATDKRIFLVLLYHTRDVDYSTAGKSCAEKFPRVLSEFHVLFHETQNGLLKCEQNSQAIRELREAICAQFGLS; this is translated from the exons ATGAATGACCCACAAGACGATCCGATGGATGGAAACAACTCAG ATGGACACGCAGATGATCCTTCTCAAACCAATGGGGGCTCCTTAGACACCAGCGCAGGAAAAGAGCAGACGGACCAGCCATCTCAGTCCCAACCGTCCCCTCCGGAAAGTGGGCCCACTGCTCCTGAGGACAGTAGTAACAAACCGTGTTCTG GAGGGGGTTCAACTCAGCCTCCGCAGCAGAAGAAACTTgatgcagcagaaataaag aggGTCCTACAAGAACTGAAGCCTGTGCTACAACCACGATATCTGGAGC ATGTTGAGCGTTGGATGAAACAAGATGGCGTTGAGCCTAAAGAGCTACTGGAGGTTTTAAAATCCACGCAGAAAG aaacgAAGTTGTCTCTATCTTCCTGTCTATCGTCATTGTCTTGGACTCTTTCAAGCTTTTCCACCGTGACTCTCAGTTCTGTGGTCACTGGACAAACGTTCGGAGCTCACCAAGTCATCATCAATCAGCTGAAGATCAAACAACTGAGAGTGACTGAGCTTACCCCCAAAAACCAGCACCAGTGTCAGAGCATCATCCTTTTCTGTCCAATTACATCCAGGGCCGGGTCTGACGTGGAAGCAGCGATGAGGACTCCAGCAG TGGCTGCCACTGACAAGAGGATTTTTCTGGTGCTGCTGTATCACACTCGAGATGTTGACTACTCCACCGCTGGAAAGAGCTGCGCAGAGAAGTTCCCCAGGGTTTTGTCTGAGTTTCACGTTCTCTTCCATGAGACTCAGAATGGCTTACTCAAATGTGAACAGAACAGTCAGGCCATCCGTGAATTAAGAGAAGCAATTTGCGCACAATTTGGACTCAGTTAG
- the LOC115402638 gene encoding uncharacterized protein LOC115402638 isoform X1, translating to MNDPQDDPMDGNNSDGHADDPSQTNGGSLDTSAGKEQTDQPSQSQPSPPESGPTAPEDSSNKPCSDRPADDPSQPNGGSSDASAGKEQTDQPSQSQPSPPESGPTAPEDSSNKPCSGGGSTQPPQQKKLDAAEIKRVLQELKPVLQPRYLEHVERWMKQDGVEPKELLEVLKSTQKETKLSLSSCLSSLSWTLSSFSTVTLSSVVTGQTFGAHQVIINQLKIKQLRVTELTPKNQHQCQSIILFCPITSRAGSDVEAAMRTPAVAATDKRIFLVLLYHTRDVDYSTAGKSCAEKFPRVLSEFHVLFHETQNGLLKCEQNSQAIRELREAICAQFGLS from the exons ATGAATGACCCACAAGACGATCCGATGGATGGAAACAACTCAG ATGGACACGCAGATGATCCTTCTCAAACCAATGGGGGCTCCTTAGACACCAGCGCAGGAAAAGAGCAGACGGACCAGCCATCTCAGTCCCAACCGTCCCCTCCGGAAAGTGGGCCCACTGCTCCTGAGGACAGTAGTAACAAACCGTGTTCTG ATAGACCCGCAGATGATCCTTCTCAACCCAATGGGGGCTCCTCAGACGCCAGCGCAGGAAAAGAGCAGACGGACCAGCCATCTCAGTCCCAACCGTCCCCTCCGGAAAGTGGGCCCACTGCTCCTGAGGACAGTAGTAACAAACCGTGTTCTG GAGGGGGTTCAACTCAGCCTCCGCAGCAGAAGAAACTTgatgcagcagaaataaag aggGTCCTACAAGAACTGAAGCCTGTGCTACAACCACGATATCTGGAGC ATGTTGAGCGTTGGATGAAACAAGATGGCGTTGAGCCTAAAGAGCTACTGGAGGTTTTAAAATCCACGCAGAAAG aaacgAAGTTGTCTCTATCTTCCTGTCTATCGTCATTGTCTTGGACTCTTTCAAGCTTTTCCACCGTGACTCTCAGTTCTGTGGTCACTGGACAAACGTTCGGAGCTCACCAAGTCATCATCAATCAGCTGAAGATCAAACAACTGAGAGTGACTGAGCTTACCCCCAAAAACCAGCACCAGTGTCAGAGCATCATCCTTTTCTGTCCAATTACATCCAGGGCCGGGTCTGACGTGGAAGCAGCGATGAGGACTCCAGCAG TGGCTGCCACTGACAAGAGGATTTTTCTGGTGCTGCTGTATCACACTCGAGATGTTGACTACTCCACCGCTGGAAAGAGCTGCGCAGAGAAGTTCCCCAGGGTTTTGTCTGAGTTTCACGTTCTCTTCCATGAGACTCAGAATGGCTTACTCAAATGTGAACAGAACAGTCAGGCCATCCGTGAATTAAGAGAAGCAATTTGCGCACAATTTGGACTCAGTTAG